In Helianthus annuus cultivar XRQ/B chromosome 3, HanXRQr2.0-SUNRISE, whole genome shotgun sequence, a single window of DNA contains:
- the LOC110931912 gene encoding rRNA biogenesis protein RRP36-like has protein sequence MLVDESEEEDVVVDEGEAEKGQDLVSPETDQFLKDIDYELDSEKAVGGNEGDDSSSSSSEEEIDETERTKRIQAEVEKEKRLKRKRKEDKDDELYKPSPEQVIESQTPPSSGGRKKASARKRVTSPQAAKRKLIVRLPKRKPKTKSSQPPSPPPEPSPPQSPPKQPTPPPSPPPHFHRYIHHHHIFHHHMNNLLLLHKLEEEKARRDKQNKYFELKNKELEAAKAMKEHEIYTMNKVLENMLGKSVEQRFEEIEVEEVRARRQAEIDVEMKYKGKGVEGVSEIAERSIVPSYVSESSIQNPRLISVVSGIFEEEIENTGLIGQGLKINARV, from the exons ATGCTTGTTGATGAATCAGAAGAAGAAGATGTAGTTGTAGATGAAGGTGAAGCAGAAAAAGGTCAAGATCTAGTTTCTCCTGAGACTGACCAATTTTTGAAAGATATTGATTATGAATTAGATTCAGAGAAGGCAGTTGGTGGCAATGAAGGTGACGATAGTTCATCAAGCTCGTCTGaggaagaaattgatgaaacAGAACGTACAAAAAGAATTCAAGCTGAAGTTGAGAAAGAAAAACGTTTAAAGAGAAAGAGGAAAGAAGATAAGGATGATGAATTATACAAACCATCTCCTGAACAGGTTATTGAATCTCAAACGCCTCCATCATCTGGTGGAAGGAAGAAAGCTAGTGCAAGAAAGCGTGTGACGTCTCCACAAGCAGCAAAGAGAAAGTTGATTGTGAGGTTGCCTAAACgcaaaccaaaaacaaaatctagccaaccaccatcaccaccacctgaacCATCACCACCTCAAtcaccaccaaaacaacctacaccaccaccatcacctccaccacaTTTTCACCGCTACATCCATCACCACCACATCTTTCACCACCACATGAACAACCTGTTGTTACTTCACA AGTTGGAAGAAGAGAAAGCACGCAGAGATAAGCAAAATAAGTACTTCGAGTTAAAGAACAAAGAGTTGGAAGCTGCTAAAGCAATGAAAGAACACGAGATATACACGATGAATAAAGTGTTAGAAAACATGCTTGGAAAGTCTGTTGAGCAGAGATTTGAAGAGATTGAAGTTGAAGAGGTTAGAGCTAGACGTCAAGCTGAAATTGATGTTGAGATGAAGTATAAAGGCAAGGGTGTTGAAGGTGTTAGTGAAATTGCTGAACGATCAATTGTTCCATCTTATGTTTCTGAATCATCTATTCAGAATCCTCGTCTAATATCTGTTGTGTCTGGTATCTTTGAGGAAGAG